A stretch of Plodia interpunctella isolate USDA-ARS_2022_Savannah chromosome 15, ilPloInte3.2, whole genome shotgun sequence DNA encodes these proteins:
- the ksh gene encoding protein kish-A codes for MSAIFNFQSLLSVILLLICTCAYLRSFFPSIMDRNKTGLMGTFWKCARIGERKSPYVAVCCIVMAFSILFLT; via the exons ATG agtgcaatattcaattttcaaaGTTTACTGTCGGTAATACTACTCTTGATATGCACCTGTGCATATTTAAGATCATTTTTCCCTAGTATTATGGACCGTAATAAGACTGG ATTGATGGGGACCTTTTGGAAATGTGCCAGGATTGGGGAAAGAAAATCTCCATATGTAGCAGTGTGCTGCATAGTAATGGCATTCTCAATATTGTTCCTTACTTAA
- the temp gene encoding protein prenyltransferase alpha subunit repeat-containing protein 1-B isoform X2 yields the protein MYCYSEIMDKFFSKSKRKAVKISTVNSDRLARLLNLTLLINPELTSFWNKRREMVVKSFLYSASELLFTKLVLSRKPKCNEAFAHRRWILEIILKGDTLQADNIEALVNDELHICDLAAENSPNNYHSWNHRIWLLNRLQQAKQFNLNLQYIKEYEYSERWSSKHVSDYSCFHYRQYCIKNIFSISNENWATLYGSAYADLRKSFVQLLASNFPKDKTIQASQEDLVTYTEENLINLLLGCKVISCSCNVDNVLLCRKIQVLFSELVLNNELLRFYKYHETLWYHRRFIVHEIVAIMYDYFDVVRQNGVLIKNSCAICNVEELRQKQAKIVKYDSNCIYSRVLFKILLCHEKKFIQERRNDGDNYADRHEKYLKFVEGLNYVM from the exons ATGTACtgttattcagaaattatggataagtttttttctaaatctaaACGGAAAGCGGTTAAAATATCTACAGTCAATTCCGATAGACTTGCTAGGTTACTTAATTTGACCTTATTAATAAACCCTGAATTAACGTCATTTTGGAATAAAAGACGTGAAATGGTAGTCAAATCATTTCTGTACAGTGCATCAGAATTACTATTTACAAAGTTGGTCTTATCTCGTAAACCCAAATGTAATGAAGCCTTTGCACATAGACGTTGGATCTTGGAGATCATTCTTAAAG GTGACACATTGCAGGCAGACAATATAGAGGCATTAGTGAATGATGAGTTACACATTTGTGATCTTGCTGCAGAAAATAGTCCCAATAACTATCACAGTTGGAACCATCGCATTTGGTTACTCAACAGACTACAGCAAGCGAAGCAATTCAAcctaaatttacaatacatcAAAGAGTATGAATATTCTGAGCGGTGGTCATCAAAACATGTTTCTGATTATAGCTGTTTTCATTACAGGCagtattgtattaaaaatatattctctaTTAGCAATGAAAACTGGGCCACCCTCTATGGTAGTGCTTATGCAGATTTAAGAAAAAGTTTTGTTCAATTATTGGCTTCAAATTTCCCAAAGGACAAAACAATCCAGGCATCACAAGAGGACTTGGTAACTTATACAGAAGAGAATTTAATCAATCTCTTATTAGGTTGCAAAGTTATAAGCTGCAGCTGTAATGTAGATAATGTCTTACTGTGTAGAAAAATACAGGTATTATTCTCCGagttagtattaaataatgaacTGCTAAGGTTTTATAAATACCATGAAACATTATGGTACCACAGGCGTTTCATTGTTCATGAAATTGTTGCTATCATGTATGATTATTTTGATGTGGTCAGACAAAATGGAGTGTTAATCAAAAACTCTTGTGCCATTTGTAATGTTGAGGAGTTGAGACAGAAACAAGCCAAAATTGTGAAATATGACAGTAATTGCATTTATTCGCGTGTTTTGTTTAAGATTCTATTAtgtcatgaaaaaaaattcattcagGAAAGAAGAAATGATGGAGATAATTATGCGGATCGCCATGAAAAGTACCTGAAATTTGTAGAAGGTCTTAACTATGTCATGTAA
- the temp gene encoding protein prenyltransferase alpha subunit repeat-containing protein 1 isoform X1 → MDDDKFALVEKILLDVENVMSKSAELCAFDIVPVDSNFRNKSPILYLENCLGLESWCVKHVYMYCYSEIMDKFFSKSKRKAVKISTVNSDRLARLLNLTLLINPELTSFWNKRREMVVKSFLYSASELLFTKLVLSRKPKCNEAFAHRRWILEIILKGDTLQADNIEALVNDELHICDLAAENSPNNYHSWNHRIWLLNRLQQAKQFNLNLQYIKEYEYSERWSSKHVSDYSCFHYRQYCIKNIFSISNENWATLYGSAYADLRKSFVQLLASNFPKDKTIQASQEDLVTYTEENLINLLLGCKVISCSCNVDNVLLCRKIQVLFSELVLNNELLRFYKYHETLWYHRRFIVHEIVAIMYDYFDVVRQNGVLIKNSCAICNVEELRQKQAKIVKYDSNCIYSRVLFKILLCHEKKFIQERRNDGDNYADRHEKYLKFVEGLNYVM, encoded by the exons ATGGATGACGACAAATTTGCTTTGGTGGAAAAAATCTTACTGGATGTGGAAAATGTTATGTCGAAAAGTGCTGAGTT ATGTGCTTTCGACATAGTTCCGGTGGACTCTAATTTTCGGAATAAATCTCCTATCCTATATTTAGAAAACTGCTTGGGATTGGAGTCCTGGTGTGTGAAACATGTTTACATGTACtgttattcagaaattatggataagtttttttctaaatctaaACGGAAAGCGGTTAAAATATCTACAGTCAATTCCGATAGACTTGCTAGGTTACTTAATTTGACCTTATTAATAAACCCTGAATTAACGTCATTTTGGAATAAAAGACGTGAAATGGTAGTCAAATCATTTCTGTACAGTGCATCAGAATTACTATTTACAAAGTTGGTCTTATCTCGTAAACCCAAATGTAATGAAGCCTTTGCACATAGACGTTGGATCTTGGAGATCATTCTTAAAG GTGACACATTGCAGGCAGACAATATAGAGGCATTAGTGAATGATGAGTTACACATTTGTGATCTTGCTGCAGAAAATAGTCCCAATAACTATCACAGTTGGAACCATCGCATTTGGTTACTCAACAGACTACAGCAAGCGAAGCAATTCAAcctaaatttacaatacatcAAAGAGTATGAATATTCTGAGCGGTGGTCATCAAAACATGTTTCTGATTATAGCTGTTTTCATTACAGGCagtattgtattaaaaatatattctctaTTAGCAATGAAAACTGGGCCACCCTCTATGGTAGTGCTTATGCAGATTTAAGAAAAAGTTTTGTTCAATTATTGGCTTCAAATTTCCCAAAGGACAAAACAATCCAGGCATCACAAGAGGACTTGGTAACTTATACAGAAGAGAATTTAATCAATCTCTTATTAGGTTGCAAAGTTATAAGCTGCAGCTGTAATGTAGATAATGTCTTACTGTGTAGAAAAATACAGGTATTATTCTCCGagttagtattaaataatgaacTGCTAAGGTTTTATAAATACCATGAAACATTATGGTACCACAGGCGTTTCATTGTTCATGAAATTGTTGCTATCATGTATGATTATTTTGATGTGGTCAGACAAAATGGAGTGTTAATCAAAAACTCTTGTGCCATTTGTAATGTTGAGGAGTTGAGACAGAAACAAGCCAAAATTGTGAAATATGACAGTAATTGCATTTATTCGCGTGTTTTGTTTAAGATTCTATTAtgtcatgaaaaaaaattcattcagGAAAGAAGAAATGATGGAGATAATTATGCGGATCGCCATGAAAAGTACCTGAAATTTGTAGAAGGTCTTAACTATGTCATGTAA